The Leptolyngbya sp. FACHB-261 genomic interval CGAACTCATCAACACGATGCCGCCCCTCTGCTGCTGGGCGAATCGCTGCGAGAAGTGCCAAGTTAGCCCCAAGAGCGCTCGACAATTAACATTCAGCATCTCCACCTCTTGTTCCAATCGGGAATTGAGAAACGCTCCTGATGTCCCAAACCCTGCCGCCGCCACCAGTAACCCCACATCCAAATCGTCGGTCTGCGCCACAAGGGTGCCCACGTTCATCTCCACGGCCAAATCCCTGACTACCAAGCGCACCTCAGTCCCATAGCGATTGCGTAGATCCTTCGCCATCTGCTCTAGAACGGCTTGGCTCCGCGCCACCAAGACGAGATTTAACCCTGCCTCAGCCAACCTCACAGCCATCTCACGCCCGATGCCAGATGATGCACCTGTGACGACAGCCCAAGACCCATATCGGGTTTTCAACCGATTTTGCAAACTTTCCATATATATACTCTGGTCATTTTATTCAAAAAATTGAATACAACGACCAAGGTACACTTAGATCATGAACCCGTCAAGAATTATTCAGTCCTGAATCGCTGAACCCCTACTGTTATGGCTCTCAAGCACACAATCCTGGCTTTTTTATCGCGTCAACCTCTGAGTGGCTATGAAGTAGCCAAAGAATTTACCGAAGGATTTGGAGGTTGTTTTTGGAAAGCGAGCCAACAGCAGGTGTACGCTGAACTTGCAAAGCTAGAGCAACAAGGTTGCGTCACCTACGAGGCAATTCCCCAAGCTGGACGTTTGGATAAGAAAATCTATTCCATCACTCCCGAAGGACACCAATTACTGATCGACTGGTTAACCCAACCGACAGAACCCACTGTCATCCGTGAGGATTTAGGTGTGATGGGATTAGCAGGACATCTCGTTCCAAATCAGGTGGTTTATCACGAAATCAAGCGCCGTCAAAAACTCCACAGGGAAATGGCACAACACCTAAAAAAAATGGATGAACATTTTGCCAAACATCTAGATTCGCTCGAACTCAAAGATCTCTATATGCACTTGATCATGCGTCGGGCGATTCGCTATCAAGAAGACTGGGTGGCATGGTGTGATGAATCACTTGCGGCAATCGATCGGATCGTAAATCGTTAGAGGCTTAGAAAGCAAAACAAAAGGGCGATCGCTTCATTGGAGATCTCGAAAGGCGTTCCTAAAAAAGACTCTCAGGGAATCTGGCTCTGAGGACTGACAGATAAGCTCTCAGCTACCGTCTCCGATCCAAATATGAGGTAGCCTAACGACCAAGCTCACCGGGCGCAGATAACCTTTTCAACTCAACCGACTAACTTGTGACGTTCCGGTGCAGCGACTTGTTAGGTTACACTTCTACTCGATAGATTATTTAAGATTCTGCTCATTGCATCGTTGATGATGTCGAAATTATCGTCTCTTAGCAACATTTCCTCTGGCTTCTGAGTATGTTTGCCTTCTACTAACTCATCCGCACAGTTTTTAATGATTTGCCGTACGCTGTTCTTATTTAATTCAAGGTGAAACTGCAAACCTAATATCTTCTCGTTGTAGACAAACGCCTGGTTCTGGTAACCCTCACTGTAGGCTAGACGAGTTGCGCCTTCTGGGAGGTCAAACGTATCGCCATGCTAATGAAAAACTGTAAGCTTTTGCGGTAGCGAGTCAAAGACAACAAAATTCTCAGCTTCATCAGTCATCTCGATGGGAAACCAACCAATCTCTTTGTGCTGTCCTTGATAAACTTTCGCACCTAAAACATTGGCGATTAACTGCGACCCAAGATAAATGCCAACGACTGTTTTATCTTGCTTAATTGCCTGTTCAATAAACCGTTTCTCCTCGGCCAGCCAAGGGTATTTGTCATCCTCATAAACGTTCATCGGTCCACCCATCACAATTAGCCAATCAATATCCTTGGCTGAAGGCAAAGACTCGTTGCTATAAAATCTAGTGGCTGACAACGAGTGATTTTGATTGCCCACGATTCGATGCTGGCAAGTCCTTCAAAAGAAACGTGCTGTAAATAATGAATCTTCACCGTATCACTCCTTCGCAAATTTTTATCTTAGCGCTCCCCTAACGCCCGCACCAACTTAATCTTGAACCCTTACAAGTAGCCTCAAACTACTGCCCTCATCAGCTACTCAAGCAGCCTAACGCTCCGTTGAGCGGCTGCCAGTAATGCCTGTATCTACACAAAGCCTTGCATCAATCCGCTCTGACCAGATTGTTATGCCGCACAACATACTTCTTTTCAGGCTTATTCAATGCTGTCAACATCTTGGAACATCCTTACTTTGTCGGCGAGCAATGTTTTTTTTAAAACACTTCCATAGAAAGAGTGGAAAGTTTCTGGTCTAACTAGGAAGAGGATTTCATCGTATGAACTTAACTTGTCATTGAAATCCTGAATGACCATCTTTTCTTCTTGCGATGTAACCGTATCAGGATGTTTTTCGTACCAGACATGATGCTCGTCTGCTAAGTAGACTCCGTAGAGATCTGACAGAATACCCCAATTCACGCCCTTTTCTTTGCATCTCTCCATAAATTGCTGAATGCCAGGATTTGTGTACAACTTATCCGGTGTAACTGCAATGTCAGTTCCTTTAAGATTAGGTTCCTTTTCTTTTGAGCAGTGGGTTAGGTAAACGCGCATAGCTTTAATCATCCTCAAAGACTAAGTGACTTTGAATTCAACAAACTGCCTGCCAAACTGTCGCTTTCATGATCTACCTCAAAATCCTCACCTTGAATCTGTACAGCCAAATCTTAACACTGCCCCCTTAACCGATCGCGGCATAACGGCGAAGGTCAGGCGGCAGATCACCTCTGCATCACCACCGGCCAATTGTAGACCGTCCGCTGCACCGCGTTGTTATACAGCGTTTGATTGTACGATCCCTTCAACGCGAAATACAGACGGCGGCATCGGGAAGCAGATTGTATCTCGATTCCTTAACGAACTTTCTAGCAATTCGTCTGCTACGACACTACGCGCTTCAACCGGTAAAGAAATCAAAGCCTGAGCTAGGGCTAGGTGAGTTGAAGTTAAATCAAGTAATAGACTATATCAACGCACATCTTGAACAAGAGATTCAGTTAGCTGATTTGGCTCAAGTAACAGATTTCAACCCACGCTACTTTGCAAGTCTCTTCAAGCGATCGATGAGAATTTCTCCCTGGTAGTAATCATGCAGCAACGAGTTGAACGATCCAAGAAGCTGTTAGAACAGCACGATCATTCAATCTTAGAGGTTGCTCTTCAGTGTGGTTTCAACAGCCAAAGTCACTTCTCCTATCAGTTTCACAGACTGACAGGGGTGCAGCCCAACGCGTATCGAAATCGTTGATTTGGAGCGATCGCTCTACTACCAAATATAAAACATCGCTAATACTGGCACTACCTTAGCCCTGAATACTGGCAGATGGGCTCTCGACTGCGCCTCTACCAAGGACTTAGGTGACATAACGTTCTCGGTCAGTGGTTGCCATAGAACTTAAACTCAGCACTAGCGGTGTTCTTCAGTCCACTGCACTTGGTTGGTTATGCGACTAGCAACAATGACACATTAGGAATAGAAAGCAATGCAAACTATAATGTAACCTTCAGTTTTAACAAAGATTGCTGTGTTACTTGCTCACCATTCGACAGTATTGCTGATCAACCGGGCAACGATCGCTTGGGCACACTTCCTCTTCACACAAGCGACAAATTGCAAATGCCCGCAACTCACTTGTTGTCATTGCAGTCAGCATTTTCTCCAAAAGGTGAGTTAATTGCTCACACTCATCAGGTGTTAGAGAGTTCACTGCAAACTTCAGTTGCTGTCGCCGCTCGGTTAGAGTTGCCTGTCGGCGCTCGTAACCCAGATCAGTTAGAAACAACGCCAGCGTTCTCCCATCTGAACCGGATCTGCGCTCAACCAAACCTTGTGCCTCTAAGCGATCAATCAGACGAACCGTTCCAGGATGAGAAAGATTCAAAATTTGACGCAGTGTATTGATAGAAAGCCCAGGTTCCGCGCCCAGTGTGACAAGAGCCGCAGGAGTTTCACCGCCATGTCCCATACTCGCCTCAACAACAGCCTCTAACCCATCGACCACACTTAAAGCCAGTGCACCTAGGAGATTCAGAGTTCGTTCTTCAGTCATAACAATAAAATCACTCAGCCTTGCTTAGGTTGATTACCGTTGACGGATGTTCATGGACGATGAGCCATTGATTGTTTCGCTTCTCCCAGACATCCGTATGTCTAGCATTCACCTCAAATTCACTGCCATCCTCGAAGGCGTATGCCATCCGGGATGTGAAGACAGTGACAGCAACTTGACCTTCCGCCAAGAACTTAACCTGCAAGTCCTGATTTGGAGACACGCTCAGTCGTGACAGTCCTGGGTAAATGGATCGCATTTCTGCAAACCCAGCAAAGCCCTCAAGTGGGGGCAGAGAATCGTAAATCACAACGTCTGAGTCCATTGCATAGAACATTGCAAGACGATCAAAGTCAGGATGACCACTATCAGTCGTCCACGCCTTGCAATACTCGTGAATCCGGTTTTGCCACTCGCTACTCATACGTCCTCCTTAAAGGTCGTTGAAGATTACTCAGCGACGGAAATATATATGCATCATACATATTTAATGGGTAAATGCAAAGAGCAAATTTTGAGCAAGCCCTAGCTCAGCTCACCCAAGCACGATTTTGCCTTTGCTAGTAGGCTACAACCCATGCTTTTATCGCCCAGAACAAAGCTGCATAACAACTTATTCTACAGAGTCTAACTGTAGATTTCCGGGGTTCAGCCCTCTATTATTTATCTGTAGATTTGTAGACCTGAAAGACGTTTTGACTATGGATCATCCCGACCATCATCCAGCACAAGGTTTGCAAGTGGCGGACATCTTGCCAGGACATTTTGGATTGACTCACAAATTGATGCAGCGCATCATAAAGACGGGAAGTGGTTGGCATTGTTCGGCTCTTGTGTGGTTACTTGTTAGCCTAAACCAGCCTCCGCTTCCCACCCTGCTTTCGGTTCAGCCTTTATTACTTTTGTCAGTCAAGCAGGTCTGGAACCTCATCGAAATTTATGTCGTCTCTAACCTTGAGTCACTTGATTAAACGGTAGCAGGAGCGCTAATCAATGGAATCAGCAATGACATCAAGAGCGCGTATTCGGTTCTTGATTGCGGTTGGGGTCAGCATTTCGAGTATTGCAGGTGTCGGAGCAGTTGCAGCTTTTGCGAGTGCTGGTTCGCATGTTGTTCGAGGAAATCTGACAGCGGCCACAGCAGAAGCGCGATCGATCGCCTGTAACCAAATCGACGTGAAATCGGAATTACGACTCGCTTCTTTCACGCTGAAAACTTTAGGTTCAACAACCGCCGAAGGTCAAACGCTGGGTGAAGGCTGCTCCTACACGCTCACGTTCGACGATTTACTTTTGTTCTCAGTGCCCCAATCCAGGCAATTGTTCGATAATCGCCTTTTAATCAAAGCGCCCCTAGTTGAAGGAACTTTTGCCTCGCTCTACAGCCCATATACAGCACCGATCGACCTGGAGTTGCCAGGGAGCCTTAGTGGAGTAGAGCCAAAGTCGAACTGAATGAATCAAATAAGGTTAGCAACGATCGCCAGCCTCAGATCATTCGTTTTCGGGCCGATGACATTCAGGCGATTGAGCAGCACGAGCAGGAGCAGTGGCGATCAATCTGACTGCGCCATCTTCAGCCACAACCCAGCCTTGCGCTTCCATGATCGGCGCGGCTTCTGCCACAGCAGCTTGATTGGACGGATCGATCGCAACTGTTGTTTGCTCATTTAAGGTGAACCAATCAGGGCAACGCCTTTAAGTAAGCATAGCTAACGCTGAAGGATTAAAGTTTACAGCTTTCTACCGAAGTGCGACCTCGCCGCCGTTCGCTTGAATTGCAGCGAGAAGCGCGGGTCTTCCAGCGCCCGCAAGCCACTCGTCCATTGTGAGCAGTTCAGGGAAGTCTGCTCGAAGCGAAGCGATGTCTGCATTGCCCGCTAGCCGCCCTTGATCGACCAGCTTAGCGAGTCCACCGAGGAACGCATTCTGCTCAAGCAGGCTGTCTGAAAAGCGGTGTCCCCTGAAAGCCAAAAGAACCAACCATTGTTTCTGACCAAGAACGCGCTTCTAACTCTATCCCTCTTCTGTCACTCTCCGAAAACATTTGCCATTTCTGAACTCCAGAGCCTTTGTATATGAAGCGATTGCCTACGGCACCAGCAAAGCTGATCGCCTGATTTTTTCTAACAACAAATACAGCCACCAAGTTTTTCTAATAGGATAGCTTGTATTGATTGACTGATAAGGCTTTTGGAGATTGCCTTCCCGGAGAGTGACAGAAGAGGGATAAAGCTCCACTCTATTTCAAAGGTCTATGCTGGGAGAAACTACCAGCCACTTCGACTAACCAATCTAAAAACTTTAGAATTAGTTTTTCTTTAGGGTGATTCTCTAAATACACGACCGAATAGCTAAAACCGTCTAGCGACACATCAAGGGGTTGCACTAAAAACCCCAATGCAACATCATCAGCAACATGAATGTTGCTGCATAGAGCGATACCTTGACCGGCGATCGCGGCTTGAATGGTTAAACTTTCTTCGTCGAATTTAATCCCATCATTTGGGTCAGTCGTGTTTAGCCCTGCAAGTCTAAACCAGTTTTTCCAGTCAGGGGCTTCTGTTCCAAAATGAATCCATTCAAAATGCAGCAGAGGATGATGCAATAGATCACTTGGCTCTTTAATCGGATGCTTTTCATTCAATAAATGTGGACTACAGACGGGCATAAATACATCTGACATCAGCTTCCGAACGGTCAGTCCCGGATAGTTGCCTTTGCCATAGCGAATCGCCACATCAACCGTTTGCCTATGTAAATCGACGACATCATTTGAAGTTTGTAGCCGAAGATCAATTTTGGAATGTGTTCGTTGAAAATCAGCTAAACGAGGCACCAACCACTTGGCTGCAAAGACCGTCGTCACGCTCACAGTTAATGTAGTAGATTCTGAAACTTCCGTTGATTGAGCGATCGCTGCTGCAATCGCGTCCAGGCTTTTGCTCACTGCCGGATACAAGAGTTGTCCTACTTCTGTTAGCGCCAGAGGTCGGGGGCGGCGGCGAAACAAGGACACCCCTAAGTGATCCTCCAGCACTTTGATTTGATGGCTGACTGCGGTTGGCGTGATAGCCAGTTCTTCAGCCGCTTGCTGAAAACTCAGATGTCGAGCCGCAACCTCAAAAGTATGCAAAGCGTTGAGGGGTGGCAGCGATCGCATAAAATTCTTGATGAGTTTTTTTCATCCTAAGCGTGAGTAGATTGAATTTGCAATCCCCTACTGTCCCTTGCTAGTGTCTAAATTAAGGAAACGAAAGAGTTTTCTGATCACTCATCAGCTTACTTAAAACCCTTAGACGTTTCTAAAGATGGTACTGGACTTAAACTCAATCCACGTGCTCACCGCCTCCCAACTCTCGAATCATTTTCTAGGGGATGCAATTGAGATCTGCATTGTCACTCGCAATTATCAGCAAACTATGACGGGTCTCGTCCAATTGGGCATTGGACCCTGGCGAGTTTATACCTTTAACGCTGAAACCGTTACGGAACAGACTTACAAAGGGCAGCCAACTGAGTACTCGATTAAAGTCTGTTTTGCTCAAGCTAAGAACGTCATCTGGGAGATTATGCAGCCGCTCTCTGGTCCCACTATCTTTCAAGAATTCCTCGATCGCCACAACGAAGGGATTCACCACATTGCATTTAATTGTGGCGATCACCCCTGGGAAGAACGTATCCAAGAGTTTGAGTCTAGAGGGTTCCGCTTGATTCAGTCGGGCAAGTGGATGGGGCAAAATGCCTTTGCCTTTTTTGATACTGAGGATGCCACTACCACTATTTTTGAAACGTATTTCTTTCCACCTGGTTTTGAGTATCCAGAACCTGAAGCCTGGTTCCCTGCACCCCCTCCCTAGGAGATCGCAAAAATGGCTACAGTATTGAAAATTGACGCTAGTGCGCGCGTGACCCGTTCTCTCAGTCGAGATCTAACGACTGCATTCACTGAACAATGGTTGAAGTCCAGACCCAACGACACCCTCATTACACAGGATGTAGGAATAAATCCACCTCCAGCCATTAGTGAGGCTTGGATTGCCGCCGCTTTCACGGCACCGGAGCAGCGGACTCCCCATCAACAGGAAGTACTCAAGATTTCCGACCAACTGCTCGAAGAGCTAGAGCCTGCTAGCCTCATCGTGATTGGTACGCCCATGTACAACTACGGCATGCCAGCAGCACTAAAAGCTTGGATCGATCAGGTGATTCGCATTGGACGCACCTTTTCATTTGATCTGGCGCGTGGTGAACAACCGATCGAGCCGATTGGGACCGGAAAAACTCTAGTCATTTTGTCGTCATCGGGGGAAGGCGGATTTGAACTTGGTAGTGTTCAGGCCACTAT includes:
- a CDS encoding SDR family oxidoreductase, whose translation is MESLQNRLKTRYGSWAVVTGASSGIGREMAVRLAEAGLNLVLVARSQAVLEQMAKDLRNRYGTEVRLVVRDLAVEMNVGTLVAQTDDLDVGLLVAAAGFGTSGAFLNSRLEQEVEMLNVNCRALLGLTWHFSQRFAQQQRGGIVLMSSLVGFQGMPFAANYAATKAYVQTLAEALYVELAPKGVDVIASAPGPTNSGFGDRAGMKMGKVLSAGEVAQGTLKALGRKPTVLPGFLSKLLTYS
- a CDS encoding PadR family transcriptional regulator, producing MALKHTILAFLSRQPLSGYEVAKEFTEGFGGCFWKASQQQVYAELAKLEQQGCVTYEAIPQAGRLDKKIYSITPEGHQLLIDWLTQPTEPTVIREDLGVMGLAGHLVPNQVVYHEIKRRQKLHREMAQHLKKMDEHFAKHLDSLELKDLYMHLIMRRAIRYQEDWVAWCDESLAAIDRIVNR
- a CDS encoding type 1 glutamine amidotransferase — its product is MGNQNHSLSATRFYSNESLPSAKDIDWLIVMGGPMNVYEDDKYPWLAEEKRFIEQAIKQDKTVVGIYLGSQLIANVLGAKVYQGQHKEIGWFPIEMTDEAENFVVFDSLPQKLTVFH
- a CDS encoding helix-turn-helix domain-containing protein, with amino-acid sequence MQQRVERSKKLLEQHDHSILEVALQCGFNSQSHFSYQFHRLTGVQPNAYRNR
- a CDS encoding MarR family winged helix-turn-helix transcriptional regulator encodes the protein MTEERTLNLLGALALSVVDGLEAVVEASMGHGGETPAALVTLGAEPGLSINTLRQILNLSHPGTVRLIDRLEAQGLVERRSGSDGRTLALFLTDLGYERRQATLTERRQQLKFAVNSLTPDECEQLTHLLEKMLTAMTTSELRAFAICRLCEEEVCPSDRCPVDQQYCRMVSK
- a CDS encoding DUF4440 domain-containing protein: MSSEWQNRIHEYCKAWTTDSGHPDFDRLAMFYAMDSDVVIYDSLPPLEGFAGFAEMRSIYPGLSRLSVSPNQDLQVKFLAEGQVAVTVFTSRMAYAFEDGSEFEVNARHTDVWEKRNNQWLIVHEHPSTVINLSKAE
- the gcvA gene encoding transcriptional regulator GcvA — encoded protein: MRSLPPLNALHTFEVAARHLSFQQAAEELAITPTAVSHQIKVLEDHLGVSLFRRRPRPLALTEVGQLLYPAVSKSLDAIAAAIAQSTEVSESTTLTVSVTTVFAAKWLVPRLADFQRTHSKIDLRLQTSNDVVDLHRQTVDVAIRYGKGNYPGLTVRKLMSDVFMPVCSPHLLNEKHPIKEPSDLLHHPLLHFEWIHFGTEAPDWKNWFRLAGLNTTDPNDGIKFDEESLTIQAAIAGQGIALCSNIHVADDVALGFLVQPLDVSLDGFSYSVVYLENHPKEKLILKFLDWLVEVAGSFSQHRPLK
- a CDS encoding VOC family protein, producing MVLDLNSIHVLTASQLSNHFLGDAIEICIVTRNYQQTMTGLVQLGIGPWRVYTFNAETVTEQTYKGQPTEYSIKVCFAQAKNVIWEIMQPLSGPTIFQEFLDRHNEGIHHIAFNCGDHPWEERIQEFESRGFRLIQSGKWMGQNAFAFFDTEDATTTIFETYFFPPGFEYPEPEAWFPAPPP
- a CDS encoding FMN-dependent NADH-azoreductase, which translates into the protein MATVLKIDASARVTRSLSRDLTTAFTEQWLKSRPNDTLITQDVGINPPPAISEAWIAAAFTAPEQRTPHQQEVLKISDQLLEELEPASLIVIGTPMYNYGMPAALKAWIDQVIRIGRTFSFDLARGEQPIEPIGTGKTLVILSSSGEGGFELGSVQATMNHLDPHIVTASRLLGVSEHHVIRIEYQEFGDERHQKSIQSAHAALAGLVQQLTQNMGGLD